In a genomic window of Candidatus Hydrogenedentota bacterium:
- the ric gene encoding iron-sulfur cluster repair di-iron protein: MSTTMLDRTVAELVLERPARSRFFESFGIDYCCGGKKTLQEACDRKALPSEQVLELLAALATEPTQDQEPDAGAMTLANLIEHILEAHHQYLRQELPRLGAMLQKVERVHGDRNERLATMLSVFEAFTLELNQHMMKEEEILFPAIARMDATGAEVAACFGSVANPIARMEAEHDDAGNALEQLRTLSDGYTPPDWACNTYRALLDGLHDLERNMHAHVHKENNILFPKAIRLEAKLKGETEPGGTE; the protein is encoded by the coding sequence ATGAGTACCACAATGTTGGATCGAACGGTTGCCGAACTCGTTCTGGAGCGACCGGCCCGCTCCCGTTTCTTTGAAAGCTTCGGAATCGACTACTGCTGTGGCGGTAAGAAGACCCTGCAGGAGGCTTGCGACCGGAAGGCGCTGCCGTCCGAACAGGTGCTTGAACTGCTGGCGGCCCTCGCCACGGAGCCGACCCAGGATCAGGAACCGGACGCGGGTGCCATGACCCTCGCTAACCTGATCGAGCACATTCTCGAAGCGCACCACCAATACTTGCGCCAGGAACTTCCCCGGCTCGGTGCGATGCTGCAGAAGGTCGAGCGCGTACACGGCGACCGCAACGAGCGACTCGCGACGATGCTGTCTGTCTTCGAAGCGTTCACGTTGGAATTGAACCAGCACATGATGAAAGAGGAGGAAATCCTCTTTCCGGCGATTGCCCGGATGGACGCTACCGGCGCGGAGGTGGCGGCCTGCTTCGGCAGCGTCGCGAATCCCATCGCCCGGATGGAGGCGGAACACGACGACGCGGGTAACGCCCTGGAGCAACTCCGTACCCTCTCCGATGGCTACACCCCGCCCGACTGGGCCTGCAACACCTACCGGGCGCTGCTGGATGGCCTGCACGATCTGGAGCGCAACATGCACGCCCATGTCCACAAGGAGAACAACATCCTTTTCCCCAAAGCGATCCGGTTGGAAGCGAAA
- a CDS encoding Rrf2 family transcriptional regulator → MFKLYSKGCQYALRALTFVVADKSKDRFQAREICEKAEIPEYFTRKVFQALVQGGFLEAHRGPGGGYSLTRDPSDITLLEVIQAVEGEDTYDHCVLGFAECGKANPCPLHDIWVMSKKNLIENLSHTTLDKLAAVTLERKMLHEHKTHDA, encoded by the coding sequence ATGTTCAAGCTCTATTCGAAAGGTTGCCAATACGCGCTGCGCGCGCTTACCTTCGTTGTTGCGGACAAATCGAAGGATCGCTTTCAGGCGCGTGAGATCTGCGAAAAGGCGGAGATTCCCGAGTACTTTACGCGTAAGGTCTTTCAGGCCCTCGTGCAGGGGGGATTCCTTGAGGCCCACCGGGGGCCGGGCGGTGGCTACTCACTCACCCGGGATCCCAGCGATATCACGCTCCTGGAAGTGATTCAGGCCGTCGAGGGGGAGGATACGTATGACCATTGCGTGCTTGGTTTCGCCGAGTGCGGCAAGGCCAACCCGTGTCCCCTTCACGATATCTGGGTAATGTCGAAAAAGAACCTCATCGAGAATCTGTCCCACACCACCCTCGACAAATTGGCTGCCGTGACCCTGGAGCGCAAGATGCTCCACGAGCACAAAACGCACGACGCCTGA
- a CDS encoding cytochrome c: MSYFSGKAQFRWGRGGAFMACCVGAGLFAPWVSAQAVPGVPAESTPATVAAEAAPEAVAPVDAAAAAYAMKCMGCHTIGGGVLSGPDLKNAATYPRQTVLDGIKRMEKNVGPISEEDLTMLADFLLAPDAAARIDAHRQQVQLREAASMAPPNAELGRALFTGRTAFANGGAACAACHQAGGRGGNLAVSLEDAFTRLGAQPLQATTEAPGFPVMRAIYTPLPVTKQEAMHVVKYLEEVSATPAPPARLPMHLAGIGGTALVLVLLGKSTAKRVAGTRARMVADACRRSDQGANRRRKN, translated from the coding sequence ATGAGCTATTTTTCAGGAAAGGCACAGTTTCGGTGGGGGCGTGGTGGGGCCTTCATGGCCTGCTGCGTTGGGGCAGGGCTATTTGCGCCCTGGGTATCGGCCCAGGCGGTGCCGGGAGTCCCTGCGGAAAGCACACCTGCGACTGTCGCAGCCGAAGCAGCGCCGGAAGCGGTCGCCCCGGTCGATGCCGCCGCCGCGGCCTATGCCATGAAGTGCATGGGCTGCCACACCATCGGCGGCGGCGTGCTGAGCGGTCCGGATCTCAAAAACGCGGCCACCTATCCGCGACAGACGGTCCTGGACGGCATTAAGCGGATGGAGAAGAATGTGGGGCCCATCAGCGAAGAAGACCTGACCATGCTGGCCGACTTTCTGCTCGCGCCCGACGCGGCGGCCCGCATCGATGCGCACCGCCAGCAGGTGCAGCTACGGGAAGCGGCCTCTATGGCGCCCCCGAACGCCGAACTGGGCCGAGCCCTGTTTACCGGGCGCACGGCTTTCGCCAATGGTGGCGCAGCCTGCGCGGCCTGTCACCAGGCCGGTGGCCGTGGAGGCAATCTGGCGGTGTCGTTGGAGGACGCCTTTACCCGGCTGGGTGCCCAGCCTCTTCAAGCGACCACCGAAGCCCCCGGCTTTCCCGTCATGCGCGCCATCTACACGCCCCTGCCCGTGACGAAGCAGGAAGCGATGCACGTAGTGAAATATCTCGAAGAAGTTTCCGCCACCCCCGCACCTCCGGCCCGCCTTCCGATGCACCTCGCCGGAATCGGCGGCACGGCGCTGGTGCTGGTGTTGCTGGGTAAATCCACGGCAAAGCGGGTCGCGGGCACGCGCGCGCGAATGGTGGCGGACGCCTGCCGCCGGAGTGACCAGGGCGCAAATCGCAGGAGGAAGAACTGA
- a CDS encoding nitrate reductase subunit alpha, translated as MGWIQDLFAPEQRSWEEFYRNRWAHDKVVRTTHGVNCTGSCSWNVYVKQGIVTWEMQALDYPTIDKAIPNHEPRGCQRGISTSWYIYSPLRIKYPYMRGALLDLWREAKAEHGNDPVAAWESITANPERRKRYQQARGKGGFQRVSWHEAQELIAASNIYTVKKYGPDRLVGFSPIPAMSMISYAAGARFLQLMGGIALSFYDWYCDLPPASPEVWGEQTDVAESADWFHSKFIATVGSNVLMTRTPDAHFLVEARHRGTKVVVFSPDFSQTSKIADEWIPINQGSDTAFWMAVNHVILREFHADRAVPFFQQYMRENSDASFLVVMEPDAKGHYRPGSLLRIAQITETQGEEHAEWKSFVLDTEGNLRIPAGQIGHRWQTKKGQWNIKQEDSRDGAPIDALLSLRDCADKTVSAYFDDFSEGIQGQGRLRHVPVREIQTADGPVLVATVYDLQFAQHGVNRGFEGQWPTGYDDDTHPFTPAWQEQYTGIKAETVIDFARQWAITAEKTGGKCSIIIGAGVNHWYHNNLIYRACINSLLFCGCVGRSGGGLNHYVGQEKLAPQASWAPIAFATDWSGPPRLQNAPSFHYMHSDQWRYDRKFGEFCPVADKTNPIAEGHTADKQALAVRCGWLPCYPQFTEHNFELVKEAAALGVNPVDHVVSRLKDRSLKFAMEDVDNPACFPRVWYIWRGNAIQASAKGHEYFLKHYLGTHHNSIAEEQAKEDVKEVTWHDKVELGKMDLIVDINFRMDTSALYSDIVLPTASWYEKDDLSSTDMHSFIHPLQAAVPPCWESKTDWKIFQEIAKATSTMAERYLPEPIQDFVCSPLLHDTPGEITQPRIKDWAKGECEAIPGKTMPNMTVVERDYTKVYQKFISLGRNVRNNGIGVHGCTYKVDDVYDEYLLHNPVETWGGEQYPSLRIDRSVCEAILHFAAETNGELAHRAYETESHKTGIDHTHLAAGNRNVRYNFADLCTQPRRVLTTPYWTGITNGTRTYSAYCQNLEERIPWRTLTGRQHTYFDHEAYVAYGEHLPTFKPRADLRTTRDLDMTGTEPGSLVLNYLTPHGKWHIHSTFGDTLRMETLSRGIEPFWMNEQDAAMLAIHDNDWVEVLNDHGTVVTRACVSARIPRGICFIYHATERTVGNPKSQHRGKRRAGGHNSLTRARLKPLFMIGGYAQFSYGFNYWGPQGVNRDTFVVVRKLDKPIW; from the coding sequence ATGGGTTGGATACAGGATTTATTTGCGCCGGAACAGCGTAGCTGGGAAGAGTTCTACCGGAACCGCTGGGCCCACGACAAGGTGGTGCGCACGACCCACGGCGTCAACTGTACGGGCTCCTGCAGTTGGAACGTCTATGTGAAGCAGGGCATCGTGACCTGGGAAATGCAGGCCCTCGATTACCCCACGATAGACAAGGCCATCCCCAACCACGAGCCACGGGGCTGCCAGCGCGGCATTTCCACCTCGTGGTACATCTACTCGCCGCTGCGGATCAAATATCCCTACATGCGCGGAGCGCTGCTCGATCTCTGGCGCGAGGCCAAAGCGGAGCACGGGAACGACCCCGTGGCCGCGTGGGAATCGATCACGGCCAATCCCGAGCGGCGCAAGCGCTATCAGCAGGCCCGGGGTAAGGGCGGCTTTCAGCGGGTCTCCTGGCACGAGGCCCAGGAACTCATCGCCGCCTCCAACATCTACACCGTGAAAAAATACGGCCCCGATCGCCTCGTCGGTTTTTCGCCTATCCCCGCCATGAGCATGATCAGCTATGCGGCGGGCGCGCGTTTCCTCCAGCTCATGGGCGGCATCGCCCTTTCCTTCTACGACTGGTACTGCGATCTGCCGCCGGCTTCCCCCGAGGTCTGGGGCGAACAGACCGACGTGGCGGAGAGCGCCGACTGGTTCCACTCGAAGTTCATCGCCACGGTCGGCTCCAACGTGCTCATGACCCGCACGCCCGATGCCCACTTCCTCGTGGAAGCGCGCCACCGGGGCACCAAGGTGGTCGTGTTCTCGCCGGACTTCAGCCAGACCTCCAAAATCGCCGACGAATGGATCCCCATCAACCAGGGCAGCGACACGGCGTTCTGGATGGCGGTAAACCATGTGATCCTCCGGGAATTCCATGCGGACCGCGCCGTGCCTTTCTTTCAGCAATACATGCGGGAAAACTCCGATGCGTCTTTCCTCGTGGTGATGGAGCCCGACGCGAAAGGCCACTACCGGCCCGGTTCGCTGCTCCGCATCGCCCAGATCACGGAAACCCAGGGCGAGGAGCACGCCGAGTGGAAGAGTTTCGTGCTGGACACCGAAGGCAATCTGCGCATTCCCGCGGGCCAGATCGGCCACCGCTGGCAGACGAAAAAAGGCCAGTGGAACATTAAGCAGGAAGACAGCCGCGACGGTGCACCCATCGACGCCCTGCTTTCCCTGAGAGACTGCGCCGACAAGACAGTCAGCGCGTACTTCGACGACTTCTCCGAAGGTATTCAGGGCCAGGGCCGCCTGCGTCATGTGCCCGTGCGCGAAATCCAGACGGCGGATGGGCCGGTGCTCGTCGCCACCGTCTACGACCTCCAGTTCGCCCAGCACGGCGTGAATCGCGGTTTCGAAGGCCAATGGCCCACCGGTTACGACGACGATACCCATCCCTTCACGCCCGCGTGGCAGGAACAGTACACCGGCATCAAGGCGGAGACGGTAATCGACTTCGCCCGCCAGTGGGCAATCACGGCGGAGAAGACCGGCGGCAAATGCAGCATCATCATCGGCGCCGGGGTGAACCACTGGTACCACAACAATCTCATCTACCGCGCCTGCATCAACTCCCTGCTCTTCTGCGGATGCGTCGGCCGGAGCGGGGGCGGGCTGAACCACTATGTGGGCCAGGAGAAACTCGCGCCCCAGGCTAGCTGGGCGCCCATCGCCTTCGCCACGGACTGGAGCGGGCCGCCCCGACTGCAGAACGCGCCCTCCTTCCACTACATGCACAGCGACCAGTGGCGCTACGACCGAAAATTTGGCGAGTTCTGTCCCGTGGCCGACAAGACCAATCCCATCGCCGAGGGCCATACGGCGGACAAGCAGGCACTGGCCGTGCGCTGCGGCTGGCTGCCCTGCTATCCCCAGTTTACGGAGCACAACTTCGAGCTCGTGAAAGAGGCGGCGGCGCTTGGCGTGAACCCCGTGGATCACGTGGTCTCGCGCCTGAAGGACCGCAGCCTCAAGTTTGCTATGGAAGACGTGGACAATCCCGCGTGCTTCCCCCGCGTGTGGTACATCTGGCGCGGCAACGCGATTCAGGCGTCCGCCAAAGGCCACGAGTACTTCCTCAAGCACTACCTCGGCACCCACCACAACAGCATCGCCGAGGAACAGGCGAAGGAAGACGTGAAGGAAGTCACCTGGCACGACAAGGTCGAACTGGGCAAGATGGATCTCATCGTCGATATCAACTTTCGCATGGACACCTCGGCGCTCTATTCCGACATCGTCCTGCCCACGGCGAGCTGGTACGAGAAAGACGACCTCAGCTCCACCGACATGCACTCCTTCATCCACCCGCTCCAGGCGGCTGTGCCGCCCTGCTGGGAGTCGAAGACCGACTGGAAAATCTTCCAGGAGATCGCCAAAGCCACCAGCACGATGGCAGAGCGCTATCTTCCCGAGCCGATTCAGGATTTTGTCTGCTCGCCCCTCCTGCACGATACCCCCGGCGAAATCACGCAGCCCCGCATCAAAGACTGGGCGAAAGGGGAGTGCGAGGCCATTCCCGGCAAGACCATGCCGAACATGACCGTCGTCGAGCGGGACTACACCAAGGTCTACCAGAAATTTATCTCTCTGGGCCGCAACGTGCGCAACAACGGCATCGGCGTCCACGGCTGCACGTATAAAGTGGACGATGTCTACGACGAATACCTGCTGCACAATCCGGTCGAGACCTGGGGTGGCGAGCAGTACCCCTCCCTGCGGATTGACCGCAGCGTCTGTGAGGCCATCCTCCACTTCGCCGCTGAGACCAACGGCGAACTGGCGCACCGGGCCTACGAGACCGAGTCCCACAAGACCGGCATCGACCACACGCACCTGGCCGCGGGCAATCGCAACGTGCGCTACAACTTCGCCGATCTCTGCACCCAGCCGCGCCGCGTGCTGACCACGCCCTACTGGACCGGTATCACGAATGGCACGCGCACCTATTCCGCCTACTGTCAGAACCTCGAAGAGCGTATCCCGTGGCGCACGCTGACCGGGCGCCAGCACACCTACTTCGATCACGAGGCCTATGTGGCCTACGGCGAGCATTTGCCCACCTTCAAGCCCCGGGCCGACCTGCGGACCACCCGCGATCTGGACATGACGGGCACCGAACCGGGATCGCTGGTCCTCAATTACCTCACGCCCCACGGCAAGTGGCACATCCACTCCACCTTCGGCGACACCCTGCGCATGGAAACCCTCTCGCGCGGCATTGAGCCCT